A genomic region of Kluyveromyces marxianus DMKU3-1042 DNA, complete genome, chromosome 5 contains the following coding sequences:
- the KCS1 gene encoding inositol polyphosphate kinase KCS1, whose protein sequence is MNESVSQRQPQRQQGHEQNHEQTTLVAARLRDLSVEDQGNLHTKALDESHHVDLQGKSIHSHKKKPVIHGRKASTYLRVFDDNDTDEHIDEHRLRSYSSGGLGAGSHQSGMVHRSNSYMKASVDQRPVLKNTLKPIDEPANVDSLALQPQTSASAIYLTDEDRNVLSSHNDISIIDEKDKTTMSMFEPEVVVPSIHIGAARNEKIPTEQKQPDPLTSTPAPAPAPAPEDLSPRTSTSPLMQDTNQQQQQQPDPNYKEHIYNEDNNGNLSRYQQKLPNESAIADEDDDIDERGDFPLAVELKPFKNKVGGHTAIFKFSERAVCKALVNAENNWYETIEREHKELLQFMPRYIGVLNVRQHFHTKEDFLQEINNEGGVDYKDAGNNSTVNTENTKKGNTNSNSKGDMTRTSSNRVLSPTLLGQKEDVYDDITPLPEVVLDDNKHIIPNSLYQQYSSSRSHSNSPSSAPIDSFLLSHSLDDDQVLKSDFNQGSGSTSVNTKLQELVLKEAFMKRKPSNSYQSCALDHRNRVGSSSSLKECKASRSSSSSSHNKMKTLGIQPYHRRNSTRHNITLTPNRGDNSAVDDYDDVMFKLDDEVHDADIKSPEHEKGSFNHESVSLEETSHTIVSKFILLEDLTRKLKCPSVLDLKMGTRQYGVDAKRSKQLSQREKCKKTTSRKLGVRLCGLKIWDKKKKYYITRDKYFGRRVRVGWQFARVLARFLYDGETRRSIIKQIPLLIQQLDTLHSEIGKLKSYRLYGSSLLLFYDGDNPQNKRSPVKVNIIDFARCVTDHDIENHLDTFKIAPHFPNREDQGFLRGVKSLKFYLLHIWKYLTNDNSIISEESLLAEYLDQNSEKFDTCWDWLDQFDSEDEADANNAQSPLRVKWRKYELIFDVEPRYVDEEISD, encoded by the coding sequence ATGAACGAAAGTGTCAGTCAGCGGCAGCCCCAACGGCAACAGGGACACGAACAGAATCACGAACAGACTACGTTGGTTGCAGCGCGGCTACGGGACTTGAGCGTAGAAGATCAGGGCAATTTGCACACCAAGGCACTTGACGAGTCTCATCATGTGGATCTGCAAGGGAAAAGTATCCATTCGCACAAGAAAAAGCCAGTTATACATGGGAGAAAGGCTTCGACGTACTTGAGGGTGtttgatgataatgatacCGATGAGCATATCGACGAGCACAGACTACGGAGCTATTCGAGTGGAGGATTGGGAGCAGGTTCTCATCAGAGTGGTATGGTACACAGATCCAACTCGTATATGAAGGCTAGTGTGGACCAACGGCCtgtgttgaagaatacTCTGAAACCCATTGATGAGCCAGCAAATGTAGACAGTCTGGCGTTGCAGCCACAGACATCGGCCTCGGCTATATACTTAACGGATGAAGATCGTAATGTTTTATCTAGTCATAATGATATCTCTATAATCGATGAGAAGGATAAAACTACAATGAGCATGTTCGAGCCAGAGGTCGTGGTGCCGTCTATTCACATTGGTGCAGCAAGGAATGAAAAGATCCCAACGGAACAGAAACAACCAGATCCTTTGACTTCAactccagctccagctccagctccagctccagaAGATTTATCTCCACGTACGTCAACATCGCCTTTGATGCAGGATACtaaccaacaacaacaacaacaaccagATCCTAATTACAAAGAACATATATACAATGAAGATAACAACGGAAACTTATCTCGATACCAACAAAAGCTCCCTAATGAGAGTGCAATtgcagatgaagatgacgataTAGATGAGCGTGGCGACTTCCCATTAGCTGTGGAGTTGAAACCattcaaaaataaagtCGGGGGACACACCGCTATATTCAAGTTCAGCGAAAGAGCTGTGTGTAAAGCATTGGTTAACGCCGAGAACAACTGGTATGAGACAATTGAGAGAGAACATaaagaacttcttcaattcatgCCAAGATATATCGGAGTTTTAAATGTCAGACAGCACTTTCACACAAAGGAAGACTTCTTACAAGAAATAAATAACGAAGGTGGTGTCGACTACAAGGATGCTGGTAATAATAGCACCGTTAATACcgaaaacacaaaaaagGGAAACACTAATTCAAATAGTAAAGGGGACATGACTAGAACCTCATCGAACCGAGTTTTATCACCAACACTACTTGGCCAAAAAGAGGATGTATATGATGACATTACACCACTGCCGGAAGTGGTTTTAGATGACAACAAGCATATCATACCCAATTCTCTGTACCAACAGTATTCTTCATCGCGCTCGCACTCCAACTCACCTTCAAGTGCACCAATAGACTCTTTTCTCCTCAGCCACTCTCTTGATGACGATCAAGTCCTGAAATCTGACTTCAATCAAGGATCAGGCTCTACTTCAGTCAATACAAAACTACAAGAACTAGTGCTCAAGGAAGCCTTTATGAAACGGAAACCTTCGAACTCTTATCAGAGTTGTGCTCTAGATCATCGTAATAGGGTTGGCTCTTCCTCGTCTTTAAAAGAATGTAAAGCTTCaaggtcttcttcttcctcgtcgcataataaaatgaaaacacTGGGTATCCAACCTTATCATCGTCGTAATTCGACTAGGCACAACATAACGCTCACCCCAAACCGCGGTGATAACTCAGCTGTAGACgattatgatgatgttATGTTCAAACTAGATGATGAAGTCCATGATGCAGATATCAAATCACCGGAACATGAGAAAGGTTCGTTCAATCACGAATCTGTTTCTCTCGAAGAGACGTCACATACTATTGTCTCGAAGTTTATTTTACTTGAAGATCTTACTAGGAAATTAAAGTGCCCCTCGGTTCTTGACTTAAAGATGGGGACAAGACAGTACGGTGTTGACGCAAAGAGATCAAAGCAGTTATCGCAACGTGAAAAATGTAAGAAAACTACTTCTAGAAAGCTTGGGGTTCGGTTATGTGGACTGAAGATTTGGgataagaagaaaaaatactATATTACTAGAGACAAGTATTTCGGTAGAAGAGTAAGAGTTGGTTGGCAATTTGCTAGAGTTCTAGCAAGGTTTTTGTATGATGGTGaaaccagaagaagcatTATTAAGCAAATTCCCTTGTTGATCCAACAATTAGACACCTTACACAGTGAAATAGGCAAGCTTAAATCATATAGACTCTATGGTTCGTCGCTGCTCTTATTCTATGACGGTGATAACCCACAGAACAAAAGGTCGCCGGTGAAGGTCAACATTATCGATTTTGCTAGATGCGTTACAGATCACGACATTGAAAACCACCTTGACACCTTCAAGATAGCTCCGCATTTCCCCAATAGAGAGGACCAAGGTTTCCTTCGTGGTGTAAAGTCTCTCAAATTTTACCTGCTCCATATTTGGAAATATTTAACTAACGATAACTCTATCATATCTGAGGAAAGTTTGTTAGCGgaatatttggatcaaaaCAGCGAGAAGTTTGACACCTGTTGGGATTGGTTAGACCAGTTTGATAGCGAAGACGAAGCTGATGCAAATAATGCACAAAGCCCATTGAGAGTGAAGTGGAGGAAGTATGAATTGATATTCGACGTCGAACCTCGTTACGTAGATGAAGAGATAAGTGACTAG
- the DAD1 gene encoding Dad1p, protein MTDEVQILSAGDKYFMEQRDLILQEINESMDAILNQLNGLNITLENSIAVGKEFENVSQIWKLFYNGLESEQVSTESNVEANIGQEPTPGLLPEHTPKDNDNETR, encoded by the coding sequence ATGACGGATGAAGTACAAATACTTTCAGCTGGAGATAAATATTTCATGGAACAAAGAGATCTaatacttcaagaaatcaatgaGAGCATGGATGCTATATTGAATCAACTTAATGGCTTAAATATAACGCTTGAAAATAGTATTGCTGTTGGTAAGGAGTTTGAAAATGTGTCACAAATATGGAAGTTATTTTACAATGGTCTCGAATCAGAACAGGTAAGTACGGAGTCGAATGTTGAAGCTAATATTGGACAAGAACCAACACCGGGACTTTTACCAGAGCATACGCCTAAggataatgataatgaaaccagatga